In the Pseudonocardia cypriaca genome, one interval contains:
- a CDS encoding carboxymuconolactone decarboxylase family protein, with product MQARMAHPAMSIPGAFDALQALAEAAGHGSLPQAVPELVNLRVSQINGCSVCVGMHAEALKKAGESDERIWAVGAWRDAPFFTEAERAALALAEAVTRISDSADPVPDEVYDEAAEHFDEPALASLILIITMINAWNRLNVATRQVPGAW from the coding sequence GTGCAAGCACGGATGGCCCACCCCGCCATGAGCATTCCCGGCGCGTTCGACGCCCTGCAGGCGCTCGCCGAGGCCGCCGGCCACGGCAGCCTGCCGCAGGCGGTGCCCGAGCTGGTCAACCTGCGGGTGAGCCAGATCAACGGGTGCAGCGTCTGCGTCGGTATGCACGCCGAGGCCCTGAAGAAGGCAGGCGAGAGCGACGAGCGGATCTGGGCCGTGGGGGCGTGGCGCGACGCGCCGTTCTTCACGGAAGCGGAGCGGGCCGCCCTGGCCCTGGCCGAAGCCGTGACCCGGATCAGCGACAGCGCGGACCCGGTGCCCGACGAGGTCTACGACGAGGCGGCCGAGCACTTCGACGAGCCGGCTCTCGCCTCCCTGATCCTCATCATCACGATGATCAACGCCTGGAACCGGCTGAACGTCGCGACCAGGCAGGTGCCGGGGGCGTGGTGA
- a CDS encoding WhiB family transcriptional regulator, which yields MPDFDDWRQVAACRDQDPELFFPLTETGPGALQVERAKAVCGGCPVRAECLRYALDNGLDHGVFGGTTETERRELRRARTSRRAA from the coding sequence ATGCCTGACTTCGACGACTGGCGGCAGGTTGCCGCCTGCCGGGACCAGGACCCGGAACTGTTCTTCCCGCTGACCGAGACGGGGCCGGGGGCCCTCCAGGTGGAGCGCGCGAAGGCCGTCTGCGGCGGCTGCCCCGTGCGCGCCGAGTGCCTCCGGTACGCGCTCGACAACGGCCTCGACCACGGGGTCTTCGGGGGCACCACCGAGACCGAGCGCAGGGAGCTGCGGCGGGCGCGCACCTCCCGCCGGGCGGCCTGA
- a CDS encoding FAD-dependent monooxygenase translates to MNPVLVLGAGPVGQTTALLLARWGVQTIVLDRRPARDAIGSKAICQQRDVLDIWESVGAGRRIADEGVTWTTARTFFRDAELFSYTLAEPGRPAFPPFVNISQTRTEQILDERIAAEPLVDLRWGHHVVGIDQDDTGVEVRCADGTALRGSYLVFCAGSRCDELRSMLGVDFAGHSFDDRFLICDIRTDLPGWAHERRFYFDPAWNPGRQVLIHPCPDSTFRIDWQVPAGYDLDAEAASGALDARIRAIIGDRDHEIVWKSVYRFHSRLVDRMRCGRVLIAGDAAHLVSPFGARGLNSGVADAENAAWKIAYVGNGWAPDTLLDSYHDERHAAALENIAVTTATMNFLVPPDEESATHRRDVLSRAAADPAARSLVDSGRLAEPFWYVDSPLTTSSPNRPFAGRPPRGAVPPPGPGVLVPDVPGSQGRLRELARDGFLLLTGRRADIAAARAAASTTPGPTRVLGLDEIDPDGALGGRPDEVWIIRPDAHIAAVLDHPTRHEIRAALARATHSGGERPWRTTDESVTSRPSGTPSTAPPTGASSTRS, encoded by the coding sequence ATGAACCCGGTCCTCGTCCTCGGGGCCGGTCCGGTCGGCCAGACCACCGCCCTGTTGCTCGCCCGGTGGGGCGTGCAGACGATCGTGCTCGACCGACGCCCGGCCCGGGACGCGATCGGGTCGAAGGCGATCTGCCAGCAGCGCGACGTGCTCGACATCTGGGAATCGGTCGGCGCGGGCCGCCGGATCGCCGACGAGGGCGTCACCTGGACCACGGCGCGAACGTTCTTCCGCGACGCCGAGCTGTTCAGCTACACGCTCGCCGAGCCCGGCCGGCCGGCGTTCCCGCCGTTCGTCAACATCTCCCAGACCCGTACCGAGCAGATCCTCGACGAGCGCATCGCCGCCGAGCCGCTGGTCGACCTGCGCTGGGGCCACCACGTCGTCGGCATCGACCAGGACGACACCGGCGTCGAGGTGCGGTGCGCCGACGGGACCGCGCTGCGCGGCTCCTACCTCGTCTTCTGCGCGGGGTCCCGCTGCGACGAGCTGCGCAGCATGCTCGGCGTCGACTTCGCGGGCCACTCCTTCGACGACCGGTTCCTGATCTGCGACATCCGCACCGACCTGCCCGGCTGGGCCCACGAGCGGCGGTTCTACTTCGACCCCGCCTGGAACCCCGGCCGCCAGGTGCTCATCCACCCCTGCCCCGACTCGACCTTCCGCATCGACTGGCAGGTGCCGGCCGGCTACGACCTCGACGCGGAGGCCGCCTCCGGCGCGCTGGACGCCCGGATCCGCGCGATCATCGGCGACCGGGACCACGAGATCGTGTGGAAGTCGGTCTACCGCTTCCACTCCCGGCTGGTCGACCGCATGCGGTGCGGGCGCGTCCTCATCGCGGGCGACGCCGCGCACCTGGTCTCGCCGTTCGGGGCCCGCGGGCTCAACTCCGGCGTCGCCGATGCGGAGAACGCCGCCTGGAAGATCGCCTACGTCGGGAACGGGTGGGCGCCCGACACCCTGCTGGACAGCTACCACGACGAGCGGCACGCCGCGGCGCTCGAGAACATCGCCGTCACCACCGCGACCATGAACTTCCTCGTCCCGCCGGACGAGGAGTCGGCCACCCACCGGCGGGACGTCCTGTCCCGGGCCGCCGCCGACCCCGCCGCCCGCTCACTCGTCGACTCGGGACGGCTCGCGGAGCCGTTCTGGTACGTCGACTCGCCGCTCACCACGTCGTCCCCGAACCGGCCGTTCGCCGGCCGCCCGCCCCGCGGCGCCGTGCCCCCGCCCGGCCCGGGCGTCCTCGTCCCCGACGTCCCGGGGAGCCAGGGGCGGCTCCGGGAGCTCGCCCGGGACGGGTTCCTGCTGCTCACCGGCCGCCGGGCCGACATCGCGGCCGCCCGGGCGGCGGCCAGCACCACGCCCGGTCCCACCCGGGTCCTCGGGCTCGACGAGATCGATCCCGACGGCGCCCTGGGCGGACGCCCGGACGAGGTCTGGATCATCCGCCCGGACGCGCACATCGCCGCTGTCCTCGACCACCCCACCCGTCACGAGATCCGCGCGGCGCTCGCCCGCGCCACCCACTCGGGAGGAGAACGACCATGGCGTACTACCGACGAGTCGGTGACATCCCGGCCAAGCGGCACACCCAGCACCGCACCCCCGACGGGGGCCTCTTCTACGAGGAGCTGA
- the ligD gene encoding non-homologous end-joining DNA ligase produces the protein MTADDTEVLEVAGREVRITSPGKVLFPARGETKLDLARYYLTVAEPLMASMGGRPVLLQRFPKGSGGPSFFQKRVAPTAADPWVTTTVVSTPNGTTSNALVAVDLAHVLWAVNLGCLGFHVWPVTAADPGHSDELRIDLDPSPGVTFAMIQEAAAEAKGLLDELGVVSHPKTTGNRGIHVYVRLQPSWDGYEVRSAAVAVARELERRRPDLITAAWWKEERGARVFVDFNQNAPHKTVFGAWCVRANPHGQVSTPFAWSELESITPAELTLATVPGRLAERGDPWAAMSSEHQSLEPLLDLHRRDMASGLMDAPWPPVYPKMPGEPPRVAPSRARKS, from the coding sequence GTGACCGCGGACGACACCGAGGTGCTCGAGGTCGCCGGGCGGGAGGTGCGGATCACCAGCCCGGGCAAGGTGCTGTTCCCCGCCCGCGGCGAGACGAAGCTCGACCTCGCCCGCTACTACCTGACCGTGGCCGAGCCCCTCATGGCGTCGATGGGGGGCCGACCGGTACTCCTGCAGCGCTTCCCCAAGGGCTCGGGCGGCCCCTCGTTCTTCCAGAAGCGCGTCGCGCCCACCGCCGCCGACCCGTGGGTGACCACCACGGTGGTGTCGACGCCGAACGGCACGACGTCCAACGCGCTGGTCGCCGTGGACCTCGCGCACGTCCTGTGGGCGGTGAACCTCGGCTGTCTCGGGTTCCACGTCTGGCCCGTCACGGCCGCCGACCCGGGGCACAGCGACGAGCTGCGGATCGACCTCGACCCGAGCCCCGGCGTCACGTTCGCGATGATCCAGGAGGCGGCCGCGGAGGCGAAGGGGCTGCTCGACGAGCTCGGAGTCGTCAGCCATCCGAAGACGACGGGGAACCGCGGCATCCACGTCTACGTGCGCCTCCAGCCCAGCTGGGATGGCTACGAGGTGCGCTCGGCGGCTGTCGCAGTTGCCCGCGAGCTCGAGCGGCGCCGGCCCGACCTGATCACCGCGGCCTGGTGGAAGGAGGAGCGCGGCGCGCGGGTGTTCGTCGACTTCAACCAGAACGCGCCGCACAAGACCGTGTTCGGCGCGTGGTGCGTGCGCGCGAACCCGCACGGCCAGGTGTCGACACCGTTCGCGTGGTCGGAGCTGGAGTCGATCACGCCGGCCGAGCTGACGCTCGCCACCGTTCCCGGCCGGCTGGCCGAGCGCGGCGACCCGTGGGCCGCGATGTCGTCCGAGCACCAGTCGCTGGAGCCGCTGCTGGACCTGCACCGCCGCGACATGGCGAGCGGGTTGATGGACGCACCCTGGCCGCCCGTCTACCCGAAGATGCCGGGTGAACCGCCACGGGTCGCGCCCAGCCGGGCGCGGAAGTCCTGA
- a CDS encoding MBL fold metallo-hydrolase, with protein MAKPFASSADTAVKEQTLEVLADGVYALTAEGDPNIGAVEGEDFLVCFEALATPVAARKWLARLREHTDKPVRYLVLSHYHAVRVLGASAFDAEIIVAHENTRALVAERGKQDWESEFARMPRLAEAADSVPGLTWPTLTFADRLTIDLGGDRGDLVLQFHGRGHTEGDITAWLPRHKILFAGDLVEAQAALYTGDAFHRDWAGGTLDRVKALGAEQLVGGRGAVSQGRAEVDAAIEQTRGFLQVMIREVGAVQQRGGTLKEAFEATHAALVDDYGHWPIFEHCLPFDVSRLWDELSGVERPVIWTAERDQEVWAQLQS; from the coding sequence GTGGCCAAGCCCTTCGCCTCCTCCGCCGACACCGCCGTCAAGGAGCAGACCCTCGAGGTCCTCGCCGACGGCGTGTACGCCCTCACCGCAGAGGGCGACCCCAACATCGGCGCCGTCGAGGGCGAGGACTTCCTCGTCTGCTTCGAGGCGCTCGCCACCCCGGTGGCGGCACGCAAGTGGCTCGCCCGGCTGCGCGAGCACACCGACAAGCCCGTGCGCTACCTCGTGCTCAGCCACTACCACGCCGTCCGGGTGCTGGGCGCGAGCGCGTTCGACGCCGAGATCATCGTCGCTCACGAGAACACGCGCGCGCTCGTGGCCGAGCGGGGCAAGCAGGACTGGGAGAGCGAGTTCGCCCGCATGCCCCGCCTCGCCGAGGCGGCCGACTCGGTGCCCGGGCTCACCTGGCCCACGCTCACCTTCGCCGACCGGCTCACGATCGACCTCGGTGGCGACCGGGGCGACCTCGTGCTGCAGTTCCACGGCCGCGGCCACACCGAAGGCGACATCACGGCGTGGCTCCCCCGGCACAAGATCCTCTTCGCGGGCGATCTCGTCGAGGCGCAGGCCGCCCTCTACACGGGCGACGCATTCCACCGCGACTGGGCGGGCGGCACGCTCGACCGCGTCAAGGCGCTCGGAGCCGAGCAGCTCGTCGGCGGGCGGGGCGCGGTGAGCCAAGGCCGGGCCGAGGTCGACGCCGCCATCGAGCAGACCCGCGGCTTCCTGCAGGTGATGATCCGCGAGGTCGGTGCCGTGCAGCAGCGCGGCGGCACGCTCAAGGAGGCCTTCGAGGCCACCCACGCCGCGCTCGTCGACGACTACGGGCACTGGCCGATCTTCGAGCACTGCCTGCCCTTCGACGTTTCACGGCTGTGGGACGAGCTGTCCGGTGTCGAGCGCCCGGTCATCTGGACCGCGGAACGCGACCAGGAGGTCTGGGCGCAGCTCCAGTCATGA
- a CDS encoding aminoglycoside phosphotransferase family protein, with amino-acid sequence MNLDVPDAFVASYGRNAWVEGLPRLAADVLCRWELRPDGAATHGMAAVVLPVVRGDGTPAVLKLQEPRDETTGAMIGLRAWDGEGVVRLLNGDAAAGAMLLERLHADRPLSTVDDDDEAMGILAGLLARLVAVPAPEGLRHLADVAAGMLAEAPRAAAALADPAEQRLVRTCAAAVAELVGEPGDRLLHWDLHQDNVLAGDREPWLAIDPESLAGDPGFDLLPALDSCWERVASDVDRTVLRRFDRLTEAIGGDRRRAVGWTLGRVLQNALWDVEDGKRGLEPSQVAIADVLLRRR; translated from the coding sequence ATGAACCTCGACGTGCCCGACGCGTTCGTCGCCTCCTACGGCAGGAACGCGTGGGTCGAGGGGCTGCCCCGGCTCGCCGCGGACGTGCTGTGCCGCTGGGAGCTGCGGCCGGACGGAGCGGCCACCCACGGGATGGCCGCGGTCGTCCTGCCGGTGGTCCGTGGCGACGGCACTCCGGCCGTGCTCAAGCTGCAGGAACCCAGGGACGAGACCACCGGCGCCATGATCGGGCTGCGCGCCTGGGACGGTGAAGGCGTCGTACGCCTGCTCAACGGCGACGCCGCCGCCGGCGCGATGTTGTTGGAGCGGCTGCACGCCGACCGGCCGCTGTCCACGGTGGACGATGACGACGAGGCGATGGGAATCCTCGCCGGGTTGCTGGCCCGCCTGGTCGCGGTGCCCGCTCCCGAGGGTCTCCGGCACCTGGCCGACGTCGCTGCCGGCATGCTGGCAGAGGCCCCGCGCGCGGCCGCGGCGTTGGCGGATCCGGCCGAGCAGCGGCTCGTGCGCACGTGCGCGGCCGCGGTGGCGGAGCTCGTCGGCGAGCCGGGCGATCGCCTGCTGCACTGGGACCTGCACCAGGACAACGTCCTCGCCGGGGACCGCGAACCGTGGCTCGCGATCGATCCGGAGTCGCTCGCAGGCGATCCCGGGTTCGACCTGCTGCCCGCGCTGGACAGCTGCTGGGAGCGGGTGGCGAGCGACGTCGACCGCACGGTCCTGCGCCGCTTCGACCGGCTGACCGAGGCCATCGGCGGGGACCGGCGCCGAGCGGTGGGGTGGACGCTCGGCCGGGTGCTGCAGAACGCGCTGTGGGACGTGGAGGACGGCAAGCGCGGGCTCGAACCGTCCCAGGTCGCCATCGCGGACGTCCTGCTGCGGCGCCGGTGA
- a CDS encoding homogentisate 1,2-dioxygenase yields the protein MAYYRRVGDIPAKRHTQHRTPDGGLFYEELMGEEGFSADSSLLYHRGVPSAIVDASPWDLPDQTLTENRPLLPRHLKLHDLVGEDWKAADAVTGRRLVLGNADVRISYVAAGQPSPLYRNAIGDECVYVESGSATVETVFGVLAARQGDYVLLPRATTHRWVPTGEEPLRLYAIEANSHIAPPKRYLSRYGQLLEHSPYCERDLYGPGETFLVEGTDVEVLVKHRGSRGITGTRYVYPTHPFDVVGWDGCLYPYTFNVSDFEPITGRVHQPPPVHQVFEGNNFVICNFVPRKVDYHPLAVPVPYYHSNVDSDEVMFYCGGNYEARKGSGIGQGSISLHPGGHSHGPQPGAVERSLGAEFFDELAVMVDTFRPLELGEGGLASEDPAYAWTWAGRGPAR from the coding sequence ATGGCGTACTACCGACGAGTCGGTGACATCCCGGCCAAGCGGCACACCCAGCACCGCACCCCCGACGGGGGCCTCTTCTACGAGGAGCTGATGGGCGAGGAGGGCTTCTCCGCCGACTCCTCGCTGCTCTACCACCGCGGCGTCCCGTCGGCGATCGTCGACGCCTCCCCGTGGGACCTGCCCGACCAGACGCTCACCGAGAACCGCCCGCTGCTGCCCCGGCACCTGAAGCTGCACGACCTGGTCGGGGAGGACTGGAAGGCCGCCGACGCGGTCACCGGGCGGCGGCTCGTGCTCGGCAACGCCGACGTGCGGATCTCGTACGTCGCCGCCGGCCAGCCCTCCCCGCTGTACCGCAACGCCATCGGCGACGAGTGCGTGTACGTCGAGTCCGGATCGGCCACCGTCGAGACGGTCTTCGGGGTGCTCGCCGCCCGGCAGGGCGACTACGTGCTCCTGCCGAGGGCCACCACCCACCGCTGGGTCCCGACCGGCGAGGAGCCGCTGCGGCTCTACGCCATCGAGGCGAACTCGCACATCGCACCGCCCAAGCGCTACCTCTCCCGATACGGGCAGCTGCTGGAGCACTCCCCGTACTGCGAGCGGGACCTGTACGGGCCCGGCGAGACGTTCCTCGTCGAGGGGACCGACGTCGAGGTGCTGGTGAAGCACCGCGGCTCACGAGGGATCACCGGCACCCGGTACGTCTACCCGACCCACCCGTTCGACGTGGTCGGCTGGGACGGCTGCCTGTACCCCTACACGTTCAACGTCAGCGACTTCGAGCCGATCACCGGGCGGGTGCACCAGCCACCGCCGGTGCACCAGGTGTTCGAGGGCAACAACTTCGTGATCTGCAACTTCGTGCCGCGGAAGGTGGACTACCACCCCCTGGCCGTGCCGGTGCCGTACTACCACTCCAACGTCGACTCCGACGAGGTCATGTTCTACTGCGGCGGCAACTACGAGGCCCGCAAGGGATCGGGCATCGGGCAGGGCTCGATCAGCCTGCACCCGGGCGGGCACAGCCACGGCCCGCAGCCGGGGGCCGTCGAGCGGTCGCTGGGTGCGGAGTTCTTCGACGAGCTGGCCGTCATGGTCGACACGTTCCGGCCACTGGAGCTGGGCGAGGGCGGCCTCGCCTCCGAGGACCCGGCCTACGCGTGGACCTGGGCGGGCCGGGGGCCGGCCCGATGA
- a CDS encoding sugar phosphate isomerase/epimerase family protein, with protein sequence MKLALDPQMFYATHSVFELPDVVARAGYSYMELSPKADFIPFFGHPRVDDAGVARLRKRAGDAGVTIASVLPVLRWSGPGEDERQAAVRAWKRAIQITVDVGVDTMNSEFNGRPEAAEHAESQFLRSMDELIPVFEREGVRLVLEPHPDDFIEDGRAAVDFVRGLNRDWISFLYCTPHTFHQGNDATGIITAAGDKLAYVHLADTLDHTASGGLRYIVNPPGSTVRVHQHAEMGRGEVDFDEVFAALASIGFDGIVSSCVFGWEEQAAEISVRQREKATALIEKHFSGVR encoded by the coding sequence ATGAAGCTCGCCCTCGACCCGCAGATGTTCTACGCGACACACTCGGTGTTCGAGCTGCCCGACGTGGTCGCCCGCGCCGGCTACTCCTACATGGAGCTGTCCCCCAAGGCCGACTTCATCCCGTTCTTCGGCCACCCACGTGTCGACGACGCCGGCGTCGCCAGGCTGCGCAAGCGGGCGGGCGACGCCGGCGTCACGATCGCGTCCGTCCTGCCCGTGCTGCGCTGGTCCGGCCCGGGTGAGGACGAGCGTCAGGCGGCGGTCCGCGCCTGGAAACGCGCCATCCAGATCACGGTCGACGTCGGCGTGGACACCATGAACTCCGAGTTCAACGGACGGCCCGAAGCCGCCGAGCACGCCGAGAGCCAGTTCCTGCGCTCGATGGACGAGCTGATCCCGGTCTTCGAGCGCGAGGGCGTCAGGCTCGTGCTCGAACCCCATCCGGACGACTTCATCGAGGACGGTCGCGCCGCGGTCGACTTCGTCCGCGGCCTCAACCGCGACTGGATCTCCTTCCTCTACTGCACCCCGCACACGTTCCACCAGGGCAACGACGCCACCGGGATCATCACGGCAGCCGGGGACAAGCTCGCATACGTGCACCTGGCCGACACACTCGACCACACCGCGTCGGGCGGGCTTCGCTACATCGTCAACCCACCCGGCTCCACGGTGCGCGTGCACCAGCACGCCGAGATGGGCCGCGGCGAGGTCGACTTCGACGAGGTCTTCGCCGCCCTCGCCTCGATCGGGTTCGACGGCATCGTCTCCTCCTGCGTGTTCGGCTGGGAGGAACAGGCCGCCGAGATCAGCGTGCGCCAGCGGGAGAAGGCCACCGCCCTGATCGAGAAGCACTTCAGCGGCGTCCGCTGA
- a CDS encoding alpha/beta fold hydrolase, which yields MTGRDAPYDVHEIPEFTLACGATLRPARIAYQTYGTLNAAKDNAIVYPTWYSGRHWDNEWLIGEDKALNPDRWFIIVPNMLGNGLSSSPSNTPPPWDRARFPQIAVRDNVAAQHRLVTEVFGIETLQLVLGWSMGAGQTYQWAVSHPEMVQRILPFCGSPRTAPHNKVFLDSLRYALRADAAFAEGWYEPDALPVRGLRAFARIYAGWGFSQAFYWDEVWRELGHTSLEDFAVGFWEGFFLDGRDPNNLLTMLDTWWNGDVGATPGFASTEEALASIRARAIVMPAEKDLYFPPEDEQWAVSHMKTAELRVIPGVWGHFAGGGANPVDTAFIDEAVGELLSS from the coding sequence GTGACCGGACGCGACGCCCCGTACGACGTCCACGAGATCCCGGAGTTCACGCTGGCCTGCGGTGCCACGCTGCGTCCGGCCCGGATCGCCTACCAGACCTACGGCACGCTCAACGCGGCGAAGGACAACGCGATCGTCTACCCGACCTGGTACTCGGGCCGCCACTGGGACAACGAGTGGCTCATCGGCGAGGACAAGGCGCTGAACCCGGACCGCTGGTTCATCATCGTGCCGAACATGCTCGGCAACGGCCTCTCCTCGTCGCCGTCGAACACACCGCCCCCGTGGGATCGCGCCCGGTTCCCGCAGATCGCGGTGCGGGACAACGTCGCCGCGCAGCACCGGCTCGTCACCGAGGTGTTCGGCATCGAGACGCTGCAGCTGGTGCTCGGCTGGTCGATGGGAGCGGGGCAGACCTACCAGTGGGCGGTCAGCCACCCGGAGATGGTCCAGCGGATCCTGCCGTTCTGCGGATCGCCGCGGACCGCGCCGCACAACAAGGTGTTCCTCGACTCGCTGCGCTACGCGCTGCGCGCCGACGCCGCCTTCGCGGAGGGTTGGTACGAACCCGACGCCCTCCCTGTGCGCGGCCTTCGCGCGTTCGCCCGGATCTACGCGGGCTGGGGCTTCTCGCAGGCGTTCTACTGGGATGAGGTGTGGCGCGAGCTCGGCCACACCTCCCTCGAGGACTTCGCGGTCGGGTTCTGGGAGGGCTTCTTCCTCGACGGCAGGGACCCGAACAACCTGCTCACGATGCTCGACACCTGGTGGAACGGCGACGTGGGCGCCACCCCCGGCTTCGCGTCCACGGAGGAGGCCCTCGCTTCCATCCGGGCGCGGGCGATCGTCATGCCGGCTGAGAAGGACCTCTACTTCCCGCCCGAGGACGAGCAGTGGGCCGTCTCGCACATGAAGACCGCCGAGCTGCGGGTCATCCCCGGCGTCTGGGGGCACTTCGCGGGTGGTGGGGCGAACCCGGTCGACACCGCGTTCATCGACGAGGCGGTCGGCGAGCTCCTCTCGAGCTGA
- the fahA gene encoding fumarylacetoacetase, translating to MTLFGLDNLPYGVFSPSGGAPRVGVRFGDDVVDLSVLLDDPVFAMPSLNGFMEQGRSRWTQVREQIRELLAGEVADAAVHPVTDVQLHLPVEVADYVDFYASEHHASNLGRLFRPDSEPLMPNWKHLPVGYHGRAGTVVVSGTEVVRPCGQRKAPDEAAPTYGPSRRLDIEAELGFLVGVGSTLGDRIGVDDFADHVFGAVLLNDWSARDLQAWEYVPLGPHLGKSFATSISPWVVPLAALEAAHVPLPGQDPQPLPYLCGREDWGLDIDLVVEWNGEEVSRPPYREMYWSPAQMLAHMTVNGASARTGDLFASGTISGPEKHQRGAFIELTWGGREPVTVKGEERTFLEDGDEVTISATAPGANGGRIGFGEVTGTIRPARGGTFTA from the coding sequence ATGACGCTCTTCGGCCTGGACAACCTGCCGTACGGCGTCTTCTCCCCCTCCGGCGGCGCGCCGCGGGTCGGGGTGCGCTTCGGCGACGACGTCGTGGACCTGTCCGTGCTGCTCGACGACCCGGTGTTCGCGATGCCGTCCCTCAACGGGTTCATGGAGCAGGGCCGGAGCCGGTGGACGCAGGTGCGGGAGCAGATCAGGGAGCTGCTGGCCGGCGAGGTCGCGGACGCCGCCGTGCACCCGGTGACCGACGTGCAACTGCACCTGCCCGTCGAGGTCGCGGACTACGTCGACTTCTACGCCTCCGAGCACCACGCGTCGAACCTGGGGCGGCTCTTCCGGCCGGACTCCGAGCCGTTGATGCCCAACTGGAAGCACCTGCCGGTCGGCTACCACGGCCGCGCCGGCACGGTCGTCGTCTCCGGTACGGAGGTCGTGCGGCCGTGCGGCCAGCGCAAGGCTCCCGACGAGGCCGCGCCCACCTACGGTCCGAGCCGCCGGTTGGACATCGAGGCCGAGCTGGGGTTCCTCGTGGGCGTCGGGTCGACGCTCGGTGACCGCATCGGCGTCGACGACTTCGCCGACCACGTGTTCGGCGCGGTGCTGCTCAACGACTGGTCCGCTCGCGACCTGCAGGCCTGGGAGTACGTGCCGCTCGGCCCGCACCTGGGCAAGAGCTTCGCCACGTCGATCTCGCCCTGGGTGGTGCCGCTGGCCGCGCTGGAGGCGGCGCACGTGCCGCTGCCCGGTCAGGACCCGCAGCCCCTCCCCTACCTGTGCGGGCGCGAGGACTGGGGCCTCGACATCGACCTCGTCGTGGAGTGGAACGGCGAGGAGGTCTCTCGCCCGCCGTACCGGGAGATGTACTGGTCTCCCGCGCAGATGCTCGCCCACATGACGGTGAACGGGGCGTCGGCGCGCACCGGGGACCTGTTCGCCTCCGGCACGATCTCCGGGCCGGAGAAACACCAGCGCGGCGCGTTCATCGAGCTCACCTGGGGCGGCCGGGAGCCGGTCACCGTGAAGGGCGAGGAGCGCACGTTCCTCGAGGACGGCGACGAGGTCACGATCTCCGCCACCGCTCCCGGCGCGAACGGGGGAAGGATCGGGTTCGGGGAGGTGACCGGGACGATCAGGCCGGCTCGGGGCGGTACGTTCACGGCGTGA
- a CDS encoding MarR family winged helix-turn-helix transcriptional regulator has protein sequence MGQHPDAFLSFADIAPDRTVERLPGTNRDAMAMVLLLYRVTSTIVYDLESTVHRPAGWSWSAFRLLFTLWVAGPQEASRAAELSGMSRAAVSSLSRTLSAAGLLERGPDERDRRGVVLSLSEEGTSRLEAALRVHNERESEWAALLTSEELEVFNTVLGKLARAARSESWVSHRF, from the coding sequence GTGGGCCAGCACCCTGACGCGTTCCTGTCGTTCGCCGACATCGCCCCGGACCGGACGGTGGAGCGGCTACCGGGGACCAACCGCGACGCCATGGCCATGGTGCTGCTGCTCTACCGGGTCACGAGCACGATCGTCTACGACCTCGAGTCGACGGTGCACCGGCCGGCGGGGTGGAGCTGGTCGGCGTTCCGGCTGCTGTTCACGCTGTGGGTCGCGGGCCCGCAGGAGGCGAGCCGGGCGGCCGAGCTGTCCGGGATGAGCCGCGCGGCGGTGTCGAGCCTGTCGCGGACGCTCAGCGCCGCCGGCCTCCTGGAGCGCGGCCCCGACGAGCGGGACCGCCGCGGCGTGGTGCTGTCGCTCAGCGAGGAGGGCACGAGCCGGCTCGAGGCGGCGCTGCGGGTCCACAACGAGCGGGAGTCGGAGTGGGCCGCGCTCCTCACCTCCGAGGAGCTGGAGGTGTTCAACACCGTGCTCGGGAAGCTCGCACGGGCCGCCCGTTCCGAGTCCTGGGTCAGCCACCGCTTCTGA